A genomic segment from Bartonella ancashensis encodes:
- the gltX gene encoding glutamate--tRNA ligase, with protein sequence MIKVRFAPSPTGHIHIGNIRVALFNWLYAQAHKGMFILRYDDTDFERSKKEYVDGIMVDLKWLDIHPDEIYFQSERFHRYDEVAEILKKKGLLYPCYETEEELERRRKMQILRRRPPVYDRAALKLTEGDKKLLEDQGRRPHWRFLLPNFENNPFQIKRTEVCWEDVVKGKQAVDLSSLSDPILIREDGSYLYTLPSVVDDIDMGITHIIRGDDHITNTGTQFAILKALNAQLPTVGHINLLTTVSGKGLSKRNSDLSIRSLREEGFEPAAIQCLAVLTGTSSNVQAYRDQKSLLKHFNLQNTSKSAAKFSVVDLVSLNSHFVRDLTYEEVRNRLEDLCINGEKAENFWNAIRGNIDKVNDAVLWWDIIHSSKAFGTVPLEDHVFVRQSAALLPEGALNDDSWKIWTTTLKERTGRQGRSLFMPLRQALTGREHGPEMGKILPLLGRERVINRLNI encoded by the coding sequence ATGATAAAAGTTCGTTTTGCCCCATCTCCAACAGGCCATATTCACATCGGCAATATTCGCGTTGCATTATTCAATTGGCTTTACGCGCAAGCGCATAAAGGAATGTTTATTTTGCGTTATGATGATACGGATTTTGAGCGCTCTAAAAAAGAGTATGTTGATGGTATCATGGTTGATCTTAAGTGGCTTGATATTCATCCAGATGAAATTTATTTTCAATCTGAAAGATTTCATCGATATGATGAAGTTGCAGAAATATTGAAGAAGAAAGGTCTTCTTTATCCTTGCTATGAAACGGAAGAAGAATTGGAAAGACGTCGCAAAATGCAGATTTTGCGTAGGCGGCCTCCTGTCTATGATCGTGCGGCGTTAAAGTTGACAGAAGGAGATAAAAAATTACTAGAGGATCAAGGACGTAGGCCTCATTGGCGTTTTCTTTTACCAAATTTTGAAAATAATCCGTTTCAGATTAAGCGAACAGAAGTTTGCTGGGAAGATGTTGTAAAGGGAAAGCAGGCGGTAGATCTTTCTTCTCTTTCAGATCCCATATTGATTCGTGAAGATGGAAGTTACCTTTATACATTGCCTTCTGTTGTTGATGATATTGATATGGGCATTACCCATATCATTCGTGGAGATGATCATATTACAAATACAGGGACGCAGTTTGCTATCTTAAAGGCTCTTAATGCGCAGCTTCCTACCGTAGGACATATTAATCTTTTAACTACAGTTTCAGGAAAAGGGCTTTCAAAACGCAATAGTGATCTTTCTATTCGTTCTTTGAGGGAAGAGGGATTTGAACCTGCAGCTATCCAATGTCTTGCCGTTTTAACTGGAACGTCGAGTAATGTACAAGCTTATCGTGACCAAAAGTCTCTTTTGAAGCATTTTAACCTTCAAAATACATCAAAGTCAGCCGCAAAATTCAGTGTTGTAGATCTTGTTTCTTTGAACAGTCATTTTGTACGTGATTTAACTTATGAGGAAGTTAGAAATCGGCTAGAAGATCTTTGTATTAACGGAGAAAAGGCAGAGAATTTTTGGAATGCCATAAGGGGTAATATTGATAAAGTAAATGACGCAGTTTTATGGTGGGATATTATTCACAGTAGTAAAGCTTTTGGTACTGTTCCTTTAGAAGATCATGTGTTTGTGCGGCAGTCTGCAGCTCTATTACCTGAAGGAGCTTTAAATGATGACAGTTGGAAAATTTGGACAACTACATTAAAGGAAAGAACGGGGCGTCAAGGAAGATCTTTGTTTATGCCGTTACGTCAGGCTTTAACAGGAAGAGAGCATGGTCCTGAGATGGGGAAAATCTTGCCACTTTTAGGGCGTGAGAGGGTAATCAATAGACTAAACATTTAG
- a CDS encoding NAD+ synthase, which translates to MVIQKFIKDDFRIVVAQLNPVMGDIEGNLSLAKMAYQEAQEKNADLMLLTELFVSAYSPEDLALKPSFVKSCENAVKKLAEVTKDGPGIVIGTPISNGKAVYNGVMFLDDGKVIAEYLKFDLPNYAEFDEKRVFSPGPCLEPIVYRGVVLGIVICEDIWNNPSICEDLRKKGAEIILVSNASPYRRHKTLERISIVCEQAIRSAVPIIYANQVGGQDELVFDGGSFALDGQGAIAFQMKHFESHVALTHWQKKSVGWQCILGPKEELLSGICADYHACILGLGDYVNKNGFKDVLLGLSGGIDSALCATMAVDALGADRVCAVMMPYHYTSQESLQDAEDCARLLNCRYEVISIVQPVESFLNVMAPIFSGLPSDVTEENIQSRVRGTVLMALSNKLGSMVITTGNKSEMAVGYATLYGDMNGGFNPIKDLYKMHVYALAEWRNKNYSHRFLGKEGVVIPSNIIKKAPSAELRENQKDEDFLPPYPILDDILQLLVEDDMSIDDVVQCGYSQEVVKRIEHSLYVSEHKRRQSAPGVKISYKSFGRDRRYPITNRFRDKN; encoded by the coding sequence ATGGTGATACAAAAGTTCATAAAAGATGATTTTCGGATTGTTGTTGCTCAGTTAAATCCTGTCATGGGTGATATTGAGGGAAATTTGTCTCTTGCAAAAATGGCTTATCAGGAAGCACAAGAGAAAAATGCTGATCTCATGCTATTAACTGAGCTTTTTGTAAGTGCGTATTCACCAGAAGATCTTGCACTTAAGCCTTCTTTTGTGAAATCTTGTGAAAATGCAGTTAAAAAATTAGCAGAAGTTACAAAGGATGGGCCAGGCATTGTTATTGGTACTCCAATAAGCAACGGTAAAGCTGTTTATAATGGTGTCATGTTTCTTGATGATGGGAAGGTTATTGCTGAGTATTTGAAATTTGATTTGCCAAATTACGCTGAGTTTGATGAGAAACGCGTATTTTCTCCTGGTCCATGTCTTGAACCTATTGTTTACCGTGGAGTGGTGTTAGGCATTGTGATTTGCGAAGATATATGGAATAATCCTTCTATTTGTGAAGATCTTAGAAAGAAGGGGGCTGAGATCATTCTCGTTTCTAATGCCTCTCCTTATCGTCGTCATAAAACGTTGGAACGTATCAGTATTGTTTGTGAGCAAGCTATTCGATCTGCTGTACCAATTATTTACGCTAATCAAGTTGGTGGTCAGGATGAGCTTGTTTTTGATGGGGGCTCTTTTGCATTGGATGGGCAAGGGGCAATAGCATTTCAGATGAAACACTTTGAAAGCCATGTTGCATTAACTCATTGGCAAAAAAAATCTGTTGGATGGCAGTGTATTTTGGGACCAAAAGAAGAACTTTTAAGCGGGATTTGTGCTGATTATCACGCCTGTATTTTAGGGCTAGGGGATTATGTTAACAAAAATGGCTTTAAAGATGTTCTTCTTGGTCTTTCGGGAGGCATTGATTCAGCGCTTTGTGCGACAATGGCAGTTGATGCTCTTGGAGCCGACAGGGTTTGTGCAGTAATGATGCCTTATCATTACACCTCTCAAGAATCATTGCAGGACGCTGAAGATTGTGCGCGTCTTTTGAATTGTCGTTACGAAGTAATATCAATTGTTCAGCCTGTTGAGAGTTTTTTAAATGTAATGGCACCTATCTTTTCAGGTCTTCCTTCTGATGTTACGGAGGAAAATATTCAAAGTCGTGTACGTGGCACTGTTTTAATGGCCCTTTCAAATAAATTAGGTTCAATGGTGATTACAACGGGTAATAAGTCAGAAATGGCTGTTGGATATGCGACACTTTATGGCGATATGAATGGTGGTTTTAATCCTATTAAAGATCTGTACAAGATGCATGTTTATGCATTAGCTGAGTGGCGTAATAAAAATTATTCACACCGTTTTTTAGGAAAAGAAGGGGTTGTTATTCCTTCTAATATTATAAAGAAAGCACCATCTGCAGAATTGCGAGAAAATCAAAAAGATGAAGATTTTTTACCACCTTATCCCATTCTAGATGACATCTTGCAATTGCTAGTAGAAGATGACATGAGCATTGACGATGTTGTTCAATGTGGCTATTCACAGGAAGTAGTAAAGCGGATTGAACATTCTCTTTATGTATCCGAACATAAGAGAAGGCAATCTGCGCCTGGTGTTAAAATCAGTTACAAGAGCTTTGGACGCGATCGTCGTTATCCAATTACTAATCGTTTCCGCGATAAAAATTGA